In Kogia breviceps isolate mKogBre1 chromosome 7, mKogBre1 haplotype 1, whole genome shotgun sequence, a single window of DNA contains:
- the LOC131759567 gene encoding serum amyloid A-2 protein isoform X1: protein MKLFTGLILCSLVLGVHSYWLSFLGEAYEGAKDMWRAYSDMREANYKDSDKYFHARGNYEAARRGPGGAWAAEVISDARENVQRVTDLFKHGDSGHGLEDSRADQVANRWGRSGKDPNHFRPRGLPDKY, encoded by the exons ATGAAGCTTTTCACAGGCCTCATTCTCTGCTCCTTGGTGCTGGGAGTCCACAGCTATTGGCTTTCCTTCCTTGGTGAGGCTTATGAAG GGGCTAAAGACATGTGGAGAGCCTACTCTGACATGAGAGAAGCCAATTACAAAGATTCAGACAAGTACTTCCACGCCCGGGGCAACTATGAAGCTGCCCGAAGGGGACCTGGGGGCGCCTGGGCTGCTGAAGTGATCAG CGATGCCAGAGAGAATGTTCAGAGAGTCACAGACCTTTTTAAGCATGGAGACAGTGGCCACGGACTGGAGGACTCGAGGGCCGACCAGGTTGCCAATAGGTGGGGCCGGAGCGGCAAAGACCCCAATCACTTCAGACCTCGCGGCCTGCCCGACAAGTACTGA
- the LOC131759567 gene encoding serum amyloid A-2 protein isoform X2, which yields MKLRAKDMWRAYSDMREANYKDSDKYFHARGNYEAARRGPGGAWAAEVISDARENVQRVTDLFKHGDSGHGLEDSRADQVANRWGRSGKDPNHFRPRGLPDKY from the exons ATGAAACTGA GGGCTAAAGACATGTGGAGAGCCTACTCTGACATGAGAGAAGCCAATTACAAAGATTCAGACAAGTACTTCCACGCCCGGGGCAACTATGAAGCTGCCCGAAGGGGACCTGGGGGCGCCTGGGCTGCTGAAGTGATCAG CGATGCCAGAGAGAATGTTCAGAGAGTCACAGACCTTTTTAAGCATGGAGACAGTGGCCACGGACTGGAGGACTCGAGGGCCGACCAGGTTGCCAATAGGTGGGGCCGGAGCGGCAAAGACCCCAATCACTTCAGACCTCGCGGCCTGCCCGACAAGTACTGA